The Streptomyces sp. NBC_01775 genome includes a region encoding these proteins:
- a CDS encoding acyclic terpene utilization AtuA family protein, producing MLRVGNASGFYGDRFSALSEMLTGGPLDVLTGDYLAELTMLILGRDRMKDPSRGYAKTFLRQLEEGLGLAQERGVALVTNAGGLNPAGLADAVRELSARVGVPARVAHVEGDDLLRQGPDGRWGEGVLTANAYLGGAGIAACLRAGADVVVTGRVADAALVSGAAAARFGWADDDWDRLAGAVVAGHVLECGAQATGGNYAFFVDEGLDVRRPGFPLAEIHDDGSSVITKHPGTGGAVTVGTVTAQLLYETGGPRYLGPDVTARLDSVRLTQAGPDRVRVDGVRGEPRPDTLKVGLTRIGGFRNEVTFVLTGLDIEAKAALVRGQMEVALTDPRPREVRWTLARTDHVDAGVQEEASALLRLVVRDAEEAVVGRAVSGPAIELALAGVPGFHVTAPPSRGAPYGVFEAAYVDAATVPHVAVLPDGARADVSFPGPSPSLRTGGPPPSRDPSARPAIEEERSGTGGSRGALREKREREKREREKREGAGQGRAHTRRAPLGGVLGARSGDKGGDANIGVWARGADDQIWRWMAAELTAERLRELLPEAAALPIARYELPNLKALNFVIEGLLGDGVAAAHRFDPQAKALGEWLRSRHLEIPEELLT from the coding sequence GTGCTGCGGGTCGGCAACGCCTCGGGCTTCTACGGGGACCGGTTCTCGGCGCTGTCCGAGATGCTCACCGGAGGCCCCCTGGACGTGCTGACGGGGGACTATCTCGCCGAGCTGACCATGCTGATCCTCGGCAGGGACCGGATGAAGGACCCTTCGCGCGGTTACGCGAAGACCTTTCTGCGGCAGCTGGAGGAGGGGCTCGGCCTCGCCCAGGAGCGCGGCGTCGCCCTCGTCACCAACGCGGGAGGGCTCAACCCGGCCGGGCTCGCGGACGCGGTACGGGAGTTGAGCGCGCGCGTCGGGGTGCCCGCGCGGGTCGCCCATGTCGAGGGCGACGACCTGCTGCGGCAGGGACCGGACGGGCGCTGGGGCGAGGGCGTGCTCACCGCCAACGCCTACCTGGGCGGCGCCGGAATCGCCGCGTGCCTGCGGGCCGGGGCCGATGTCGTCGTCACCGGGCGCGTCGCCGACGCGGCACTCGTCAGCGGCGCGGCGGCGGCCCGCTTCGGCTGGGCCGACGACGACTGGGACCGGCTCGCGGGAGCCGTCGTCGCCGGGCACGTACTGGAGTGCGGGGCGCAGGCCACCGGCGGCAACTACGCCTTCTTCGTGGACGAGGGCCTCGATGTGCGGCGGCCCGGCTTCCCGCTGGCCGAGATCCACGACGACGGTTCGTCCGTCATCACCAAGCACCCGGGGACGGGCGGCGCCGTGACGGTCGGCACGGTGACGGCCCAGCTCCTCTACGAGACCGGCGGCCCCCGCTACCTGGGCCCCGATGTGACCGCCCGCCTGGATTCCGTGCGGCTCACCCAGGCGGGCCCCGACCGTGTCCGCGTCGACGGCGTCCGGGGCGAGCCCCGCCCCGACACCCTGAAGGTCGGTCTCACCCGGATCGGCGGCTTCCGCAACGAGGTCACCTTCGTCCTCACCGGCCTCGACATCGAGGCCAAGGCGGCGCTGGTGCGCGGCCAGATGGAGGTCGCGCTGACCGATCCTCGTCCCCGTGAAGTCCGTTGGACCCTCGCCCGGACGGATCACGTGGACGCGGGTGTCCAGGAGGAGGCGAGTGCGCTGCTGCGGCTTGTCGTCCGCGACGCGGAGGAGGCGGTGGTCGGCCGCGCTGTCTCGGGCCCCGCGATCGAGCTGGCGCTCGCCGGCGTTCCCGGCTTCCATGTGACGGCTCCGCCGTCGCGGGGGGCGCCGTACGGGGTGTTCGAGGCGGCGTACGTCGACGCGGCGACGGTCCCGCATGTTGCCGTGCTGCCGGATGGGGCGCGGGCGGATGTTTCTTTCCCCGGCCCCTCCCCCAGCCTTCGGACGGGGGGACCCCCACCGTCCCGAGACCCCTCAGCCCGTCCGGCCATTGAGGAGGAGCGGAGCGGCACAGGGGGTTCGCGGGGCGCTCTCCGCGAGAAACGGGAACGCGAGAAACGGGAACGCGAGAAACGGGAAGGGGCGGGGCAGGGGCGGGCCCACACCCGCCGCGCCCCCCTCGGCGGAGTCCTCGGCGCGCGCAGCGGCGACAAGGGCGGGGACGCCAACATCGGTGTATGGGCGCGCGGCGCGGACGACCAAATCTGGCGGTGGATGGCCGCGGAGCTGACGGCGGAGCGGCTCCGCGAACTGCTGCCGGAGGCGGCTGCGCTGCCGATCGCGCGGTATGAGCTGCCGAACCTCAAAGCCCTCAACTTCGTGATCGAGGGCCTGCTCGGCGACGGCGTCGCCGCCGCGCACCGCTTCGACCCGCAGGCCAAAGCGCTGGGCGAGTGGCTGCGCTCCCGGCACCTGGAGATACCGGAGGAACTGCTGACGTGA
- a CDS encoding acyl-CoA carboxylase subunit beta, with protein MARVRSALDTASADYAANRDTMLGRLAELEAEQAKALAGGGEKYVGRHRERGKLLARERVELLLDPDTPFLELSALAAWGSDYTTGASLVAGIGVVAGVECLITANDPTVRGGASNPWTLKKALRANEIAYANRLPYISLVESGGADLPSQKEIFIPGGALFRDITRLSEAGIPTVAVVFGNSTAGGAYIPGMSDHVIMVKERAKVFLGGPPLVKMATGEEADDEELGGADMHARTSGLADHFALDEPDALRRARRVVARLNWRKAHPDPDPRTVEEPLYDAEELLGIVPGDLKVPFDPREVIARLVDGSAFDEFKPLYGASLVTGWARLHGYPVGILANAQGVLFSEESQKATQFIQLANQRDIPLLFLHNTTGYMVGKEYEQGGIVKHGSMMINAVSNSKVPHLSVLLGASYGAGHYGMCGRAYDPRFLFAWPSAKSAVMGPQQLAGVLSIVMRESAAAKGKPFDEEADAGLRAMVEQQIESESLPMFLSGRLYDDGVIDPRDTRTVLGVCLSAIHTAPVAGARGGFGIFRM; from the coding sequence TTGGCACGGGTCAGATCCGCGCTCGACACCGCGAGCGCCGACTACGCGGCGAACCGCGACACCATGCTCGGCCGGCTCGCCGAGCTGGAAGCCGAGCAGGCGAAGGCGCTCGCGGGCGGCGGGGAGAAGTACGTCGGGCGGCACCGTGAGCGCGGCAAGCTGCTGGCGCGCGAGCGCGTCGAGCTGCTGCTCGATCCGGACACGCCCTTCCTCGAGCTGTCGGCGCTCGCCGCGTGGGGCAGCGACTACACGACGGGTGCCTCGCTGGTGGCGGGGATCGGCGTCGTGGCGGGCGTCGAGTGCCTGATCACCGCGAACGACCCGACCGTGCGGGGCGGCGCCAGCAACCCGTGGACGCTCAAGAAGGCGCTGCGTGCCAACGAGATCGCGTACGCCAACAGGCTGCCGTACATCAGTCTGGTGGAGTCGGGCGGCGCCGATCTGCCGAGTCAGAAGGAGATCTTCATCCCGGGCGGTGCCCTGTTCCGGGACATCACCCGGCTCTCGGAGGCGGGCATTCCGACCGTGGCGGTCGTCTTCGGCAACTCCACGGCGGGCGGCGCCTACATCCCCGGCATGTCGGACCACGTGATCATGGTCAAGGAGCGCGCGAAGGTCTTCCTCGGCGGGCCGCCGCTGGTCAAGATGGCGACCGGCGAGGAGGCCGACGACGAGGAGCTGGGCGGCGCCGACATGCACGCGCGTACCTCCGGGCTCGCCGACCACTTCGCGCTGGACGAGCCGGACGCGCTGCGCCGGGCCCGCCGTGTGGTCGCCCGCCTCAACTGGCGCAAGGCGCACCCGGATCCGGACCCGCGCACGGTGGAGGAGCCGCTGTACGACGCGGAGGAGCTGCTCGGCATCGTCCCGGGCGACCTGAAGGTGCCCTTCGACCCGCGCGAGGTGATCGCGCGGCTCGTGGACGGCTCGGCCTTCGACGAGTTCAAGCCGCTGTACGGAGCGAGCCTGGTGACCGGGTGGGCGCGGCTGCACGGGTATCCGGTCGGCATCCTCGCCAACGCGCAAGGGGTGCTCTTCAGCGAGGAGTCGCAGAAGGCCACGCAGTTCATCCAGCTTGCCAACCAGCGCGACATCCCGCTGCTCTTCCTGCACAACACGACCGGATACATGGTCGGCAAGGAGTACGAGCAAGGCGGCATCGTGAAGCACGGCTCGATGATGATCAACGCCGTCTCCAACTCGAAGGTCCCGCACCTGTCCGTGCTGTTGGGCGCGAGCTACGGGGCGGGCCACTACGGCATGTGCGGGCGCGCCTACGACCCGCGTTTCCTGTTCGCCTGGCCCAGCGCCAAGTCGGCCGTCATGGGCCCGCAGCAGCTCGCCGGAGTGCTCTCGATCGTGATGCGGGAGTCCGCGGCGGCCAAGGGCAAGCCGTTCGACGAGGAGGCGGACGCCGGGCTGCGCGCGATGGTCGAGCAGCAGATCGAGAGCGAGTCGCTGCCGATGTTCCTGTCCGGGCGGCTCTACGACGACGGCGTGATCGACCCGCGTGACACCCGCACGGTGCTGGGCGTGTGCCTGTCGGCCATCCACACCGCGCCGGTCGCCGGAGCCCGCGGCGGCTTCGGAATCTTCCGGATGTGA
- a CDS encoding ATP-binding protein, translating into MITSVLVANRGEIARRVFRTCRELGIATVAVHADPDAGAPHTREADAAVRLPGSAPADTYLRGDLIVKAALAAGADAVHPGYGFLSENAGFARAVRDAGLVWIGPPPAAIEAMASKTGAKKLMSGAGVPLPAPLEPDGITADDLPVLVKAAAGGGGRGMRVVRELAALDGEIEAAGAEAAAAFGDGEVFVEPYIERGRHVEVQVLADAHGQVWALGTRDCSLQRRHQKVIEEAPAPGLPDELRRTLQDAAVAAARAVAYEGAGTVEFLLAETGRPYFLEMNTRLQVEHPVTELVHDLDLVEWQLRIAEGEPLPANGAPDARGHAVEARLYAEDPAHQWRPRTGTLWRLDVPGEVRVDAGVEDGSEIGTHYDPMLAKVIAWAPTRATAVRKLAHALERARVHGPVTNRDLLVRSLRHPDFVVGRLDTGFYDRHLSALTAPPAGEGAAHALLAAALADAVRSEGVRAGSAPRPAVAKRVGGWRNLASQPQCRRYADEDGTEHEVRYVWGRAGLAPAPGTYPGVRVLEAAPSSVVLEADGVRRELAVARYGDHVFVGSVGPYAFTALPRLPEPEAATEPGSLLAAMPGTVVRIAEGLTEGTSVTAGEPLLWLEAMKMEHRVVAPADGVLSALSVGVGQQVDVGTVLAVVTEE; encoded by the coding sequence ATGATCACATCCGTACTGGTCGCCAACCGGGGAGAGATCGCGCGGCGCGTCTTCCGCACCTGCCGCGAGCTGGGCATCGCCACCGTCGCCGTCCACGCCGACCCGGATGCCGGGGCGCCGCACACCAGGGAGGCCGACGCCGCCGTACGGCTGCCGGGCAGCGCCCCGGCGGACACCTATCTGCGCGGCGACCTGATCGTGAAGGCGGCGCTGGCGGCCGGGGCCGACGCGGTGCACCCCGGCTACGGCTTCCTGTCCGAGAACGCCGGCTTCGCGCGCGCCGTGCGGGACGCGGGGCTGGTGTGGATCGGGCCGCCGCCCGCCGCGATCGAGGCCATGGCCTCCAAGACCGGCGCCAAGAAGCTGATGTCCGGTGCCGGGGTCCCCCTGCCGGCCCCCCTGGAGCCCGACGGCATCACGGCGGACGACCTGCCCGTACTGGTCAAGGCGGCGGCCGGGGGCGGCGGGCGCGGCATGCGCGTCGTCCGCGAACTCGCGGCCCTGGACGGCGAGATCGAGGCAGCCGGCGCGGAGGCCGCAGCCGCCTTCGGGGACGGCGAGGTCTTCGTCGAGCCGTACATCGAGCGGGGGCGGCACGTCGAGGTGCAGGTGCTGGCCGACGCCCACGGCCAGGTGTGGGCGCTGGGCACCCGCGACTGCTCGCTCCAGCGGCGCCACCAGAAGGTCATCGAGGAGGCGCCCGCACCCGGGCTGCCCGACGAGCTGCGCCGTACCCTCCAGGACGCGGCGGTCGCCGCCGCCCGCGCCGTCGCCTACGAGGGCGCCGGCACCGTCGAGTTCCTCCTCGCGGAGACGGGCCGCCCGTACTTCCTGGAGATGAACACCCGCCTTCAGGTGGAGCATCCGGTCACCGAGTTGGTGCACGACCTGGACCTGGTCGAATGGCAGCTCCGCATAGCGGAGGGCGAGCCCCTCCCGGCAAACGGCGCACCGGATGCCCGAGGACACGCCGTCGAGGCCCGGCTGTACGCCGAGGACCCCGCACACCAGTGGCGGCCCCGGACCGGCACACTGTGGCGGCTCGACGTCCCGGGCGAGGTCCGGGTCGACGCGGGCGTCGAGGACGGCAGCGAGATCGGCACGCACTACGACCCGATGCTCGCCAAGGTCATCGCCTGGGCGCCCACCCGCGCCACCGCTGTCCGCAAGCTCGCCCACGCGCTGGAACGGGCCCGCGTGCACGGCCCCGTCACCAACCGCGACCTGCTCGTCCGCTCCCTGCGCCACCCCGACTTCGTCGTCGGCCGCCTCGATACGGGCTTCTACGACCGCCACTTGAGCGCGCTGACCGCCCCGCCCGCAGGGGAGGGCGCCGCCCACGCGCTGCTGGCGGCGGCGCTGGCCGACGCGGTGCGGAGCGAGGGGGTGCGGGCCGGGTCGGCGCCCCGGCCCGCTGTCGCCAAGCGGGTCGGCGGGTGGCGCAATCTCGCCTCCCAGCCGCAGTGCCGGCGGTATGCCGACGAGGACGGTACCGAGCACGAGGTGCGCTACGTATGGGGCCGGGCCGGGCTCGCGCCCGCGCCGGGCACGTATCCCGGCGTCCGCGTCCTGGAGGCCGCGCCCTCGTCCGTCGTCCTCGAAGCCGACGGCGTACGACGGGAGTTGGCGGTGGCGCGGTACGGCGACCATGTTTTCGTCGGATCCGTGGGGCCGTACGCCTTCACCGCCCTTCCCCGCCTTCCCGAGCCGGAGGCGGCCACCGAGCCGGGGTCGTTGCTGGCCGCGATGCCGGGGACGGTCGTCCGGATCGCGGAAGGCCTGACGGAGGGCACCTCCGTCACCGCCGGGGAGCCGTTGCTGTGGCTGGAGGCGATGAAGATGGAGCACCGGGTGGTGGCTCCCGCGGACGGGGTGCTCAGCGCGTTGTCCGTTGGGGTC